One stretch of Methyloversatilis sp. RAC08 DNA includes these proteins:
- a CDS encoding geranylgeranyl diphosphate reductase, whose translation MASMESFDVVVVGGGPAGSTAATDLARLGHTVLLLDRAGRIKPCGGAIPPRLIEEFAIPDEQLVAKARSARMISPSGRKADMPIEGGFVGMVDREQFDEYLRCRASLAGAHRRTGTFDRVARDDDGRAIVHFRSDEAEGETVGVRARAIIGADGALSAVGRQCVPGADEVPCVYAYHEIVRSPKQDFDGSRCDVYYQGQLSPDFYGWVFPHGDTTSIGTGTATKGFSIRQGTTALREAAGLAGAETIRREGAPIPMKPLRKWDNGRDVVLAGDAAGVVAPASGEGLYYAMTGGRLAAEAVDSFLETGDARALATARKRFMKAHGRVFMILGIMQRFWYASDKRRERFVSICRDPDVQHLTWQAYMHKKLVKAKPMAHARIFFKDLAHLCGIVSP comes from the coding sequence ATGGCAAGCATGGAAAGTTTCGACGTGGTGGTGGTGGGCGGCGGACCTGCAGGTTCGACCGCAGCGACCGATCTCGCTCGTCTGGGTCACACGGTGCTGCTGCTCGATCGCGCCGGGCGCATCAAGCCCTGCGGCGGGGCGATTCCGCCGCGTCTGATCGAGGAATTCGCGATTCCCGACGAGCAACTGGTCGCCAAGGCGCGATCGGCGCGGATGATTTCGCCGTCAGGGCGCAAAGCTGACATGCCGATCGAGGGTGGATTTGTCGGCATGGTCGATCGCGAGCAGTTCGACGAATACCTGCGTTGCCGCGCCAGTCTGGCCGGTGCGCACCGCCGGACAGGCACTTTCGACCGGGTCGCACGCGACGACGACGGCCGGGCCATCGTTCATTTCCGCAGCGATGAGGCAGAAGGCGAAACGGTGGGGGTGCGTGCCCGCGCCATCATCGGCGCCGACGGCGCATTGTCTGCCGTCGGCCGCCAGTGCGTGCCCGGTGCCGACGAGGTGCCGTGCGTGTACGCGTATCACGAAATCGTCCGTTCGCCGAAGCAGGACTTCGACGGCAGCCGCTGCGACGTGTATTACCAGGGCCAGCTGTCGCCGGATTTCTACGGCTGGGTGTTTCCGCACGGTGACACGACCAGTATCGGCACCGGCACGGCGACCAAGGGCTTCTCGATCCGTCAGGGCACCACCGCGCTGCGTGAGGCAGCCGGTCTGGCCGGTGCCGAAACCATCCGCCGCGAAGGCGCCCCGATTCCGATGAAGCCGCTGCGCAAGTGGGACAACGGCCGCGATGTCGTGCTCGCAGGCGATGCAGCAGGCGTTGTGGCGCCGGCGTCCGGCGAGGGGCTGTATTACGCGATGACCGGCGGCCGGCTGGCTGCCGAAGCGGTCGACAGCTTTCTCGAAACAGGTGACGCGCGTGCGTTGGCAACGGCTCGCAAGCGTTTCATGAAGGCGCACGGCCGGGTGTTCATGATTCTCGGCATCATGCAGCGCTTCTGGTACGCCAGCGACAAGCGGCGCGAGCGCTTCGTCAGCATCTGTCGCGATCCGGACGTACAGCACCTGACGTGGCAGGCCTATATGCACAAGAAGCTGGTCAAGGCGAAGCCGATGGCGCATGCGCGCATCTTCTTCAAGGATCTGGCTCACTTGTGCGGCATCGTATCGCCGTGA
- a CDS encoding TspO/MBR family protein produces MNTIAAPRWPPVVAAAVAALLVAGLGAAATDLSPWYEALRKPAWQPPAWLFGPAWTLIFGLAAMAGVLGWVHAPHASARRRMLYLFALNGGLNVLWSALFFHFKRPDWALYEVGLLWLSVAWLALHLHASSHTAARLLLPYLAWVAFAAALNFAVVDLNAPFVAN; encoded by the coding sequence GTGAACACGATCGCCGCCCCGCGCTGGCCGCCGGTGGTTGCGGCTGCTGTGGCGGCATTGCTGGTGGCCGGTCTGGGCGCGGCTGCAACCGATCTGAGCCCGTGGTACGAAGCCTTGCGCAAGCCGGCCTGGCAGCCGCCTGCCTGGCTGTTCGGCCCTGCCTGGACGCTGATTTTCGGTCTGGCCGCGATGGCGGGTGTGCTGGGATGGGTGCACGCACCCCACGCCAGTGCGCGGCGCCGGATGCTTTACCTGTTTGCGCTCAATGGCGGGCTCAATGTGTTGTGGAGCGCGCTGTTCTTCCATTTCAAGCGGCCCGACTGGGCGTTGTATGAAGTCGGCCTGCTCTGGCTGTCGGTGGCCTGGCTGGCGCTGCATCTCCACGCGTCGTCACACACGGCGGCCCGCCTTTTGTTGCCTTACCTCGCGTGGGTGGCATTCGCGGCAGCACTCAACTTTGCGGTGGTCGATCTGAATGCGCCATTCGTGGCAAATTGA
- a CDS encoding PAS domain-containing protein, translating to MPGRQATDGVAPASLGALEELLGTVRVSGRPGEAHVTLSGLGGAIHVWVSPLRGEGQSLLLLRATPDGSSPLTAPDDPLLPELMRLTPDAIVFTNEQGMLLSMNAAFAELVKISADRGVQGRSLGDWLERDGGGFTNLLASVCRSGVKRMGARLWDEKGMSTDIELSAVLIHNGDSNSIGFIIRAVQPRGPGAPHAGSVH from the coding sequence ATGCCGGGACGTCAGGCCACCGACGGGGTCGCGCCGGCGTCGCTCGGCGCGCTGGAAGAACTGCTCGGCACGGTACGCGTGTCGGGTCGCCCGGGCGAAGCCCATGTCACCCTTTCGGGACTTGGTGGCGCCATCCATGTATGGGTATCGCCGTTGCGTGGCGAAGGACAGAGCCTGCTACTGCTGCGTGCCACGCCCGATGGCAGTTCGCCGCTGACCGCACCCGACGACCCGTTGCTGCCGGAACTGATGCGCCTCACCCCGGACGCCATCGTGTTCACGAACGAACAGGGCATGTTGCTGAGCATGAACGCTGCGTTCGCCGAGCTGGTCAAGATTTCGGCTGACAGGGGTGTGCAGGGTCGTTCGCTCGGCGACTGGCTGGAACGCGACGGCGGTGGGTTCACGAATCTTCTCGCCAGCGTATGCCGCTCAGGCGTAAAACGCATGGGTGCGCGCCTGTGGGACGAGAAGGGCATGTCCACGGATATTGAACTGTCGGCCGTCTTGATCCATAACGGAGATTCGAACAGTATCGGTTTCATCATTCGCGCGGTGCAGCCGCGTGGCCCGGGTGCGCCGCACGCGGGCAGCGTGCACTGA
- a CDS encoding BCD family MFS transporter, translated as MAQLGWLGIFRLGLVQTALGAIVVLTTSTLNRVMVVELALPAMLPGVLVALHYMVQMLRPRMGHGSDVGGRRTPWIIGGMAVLAVGGTLAAVATAWMATEQVAGVVLAVFAFLLIGAGVGSAGTSLLVLLAKRVDPTRRAAAATVVWMMMILGFALTAGITGKLLDPFTTLRLVQVVAATSLIAFVVALLAVRGVEGRPEASRDAASPDPTAASSRNPELSSTPGSSTQRTPFRAALAQVWGESQARLFTIFVFVSMLAYSAQDLILEPFAGTVFGYTPGESTQLAGLQHGGVFAGMLLVALMGSVFGGRQIGSLKVWTVGGCIASALALFGLAAGGFMNGAWPLRETVFALGVANGAFAVAAIASMMSLAGAGGAGREGVRMGLWGAAQAIAFGLGGFAGTVAIDVTRAFIESPGFAYALVFACEGVLFVVSAVMALRIVAAPARRAARDPLVAEPPFMSGIEGKA; from the coding sequence ATGGCCCAACTCGGCTGGCTCGGCATCTTTCGTCTCGGTCTGGTCCAGACCGCGCTCGGCGCCATCGTGGTGCTGACCACGTCGACGCTGAATCGCGTCATGGTGGTCGAGTTGGCGCTGCCGGCAATGCTGCCGGGTGTGCTGGTCGCGCTGCACTACATGGTGCAGATGCTGCGCCCGCGCATGGGGCATGGCTCGGATGTCGGCGGGCGGCGCACACCCTGGATCATCGGTGGCATGGCGGTGCTCGCTGTTGGCGGCACGCTGGCCGCAGTCGCGACGGCCTGGATGGCGACCGAACAGGTGGCCGGCGTCGTGCTGGCGGTCTTTGCCTTCCTGCTGATCGGTGCCGGCGTCGGCTCGGCCGGCACGTCGCTGCTGGTGCTGCTCGCCAAGCGGGTCGATCCGACCCGTCGCGCCGCCGCGGCAACCGTGGTGTGGATGATGATGATCCTCGGTTTCGCACTGACGGCCGGCATTACCGGAAAACTGCTCGATCCCTTCACCACGCTGCGACTGGTGCAGGTCGTCGCAGCCACTTCGCTGATCGCCTTCGTCGTCGCGCTGCTGGCGGTACGCGGTGTCGAAGGCCGCCCGGAAGCATCCCGCGATGCGGCGTCACCCGACCCGACCGCTGCATCGTCCCGAAACCCCGAACTGTCCAGCACCCCCGGAAGCTCCACCCAAAGAACCCCATTTCGCGCTGCGCTCGCCCAGGTCTGGGGCGAGTCGCAAGCGCGTCTTTTTACGATATTCGTATTCGTATCGATGCTGGCCTACAGCGCGCAGGATCTGATACTCGAACCCTTCGCAGGAACGGTGTTCGGCTACACGCCCGGTGAATCCACCCAGCTCGCCGGGTTGCAGCATGGCGGCGTGTTCGCCGGCATGTTGCTGGTCGCCCTGATGGGCAGCGTATTCGGCGGTCGGCAGATCGGTTCGCTGAAGGTATGGACCGTCGGCGGCTGCATCGCTTCGGCGCTTGCGCTGTTCGGTCTGGCGGCCGGTGGTTTCATGAATGGCGCCTGGCCGCTGCGCGAAACGGTGTTTGCACTCGGCGTGGCCAATGGCGCCTTCGCCGTCGCCGCGATCGCGTCGATGATGAGTCTGGCTGGCGCCGGCGGTGCCGGACGCGAAGGCGTGCGAATGGGTCTGTGGGGGGCCGCGCAGGCGATCGCATTCGGCCTCGGCGGCTTTGCCGGCACCGTGGCGATCGACGTCACGCGCGCGTTCATCGAATCTCCGGGTTTTGCCTACGCGCTGGTGTTTGCCTGCGAAGGCGTGCTGTTCGTCGTATCTGCCGTCATGGCGCTGCGCATCGTCGCTGCGCCAGCGAGGCGTGCGGCGCGTGATCCTCTGGTGGCAGAACCGCCATTCATGTCCGGTATCGAAGGGAAGGCTTAG
- a CDS encoding PAS domain-containing protein has translation MNKLPNDPGDLSAFSEVAPELADMLVSVTSDIALVLDDKGFIRSVALGGAEPVSATASEWLGRQLVDTVTRDTRRKVEELLREANVAGVSRTRHINHPSAAGADIPVAYTAVRLGQSGPLLVAGRDLRAVSVMQQRLVDAQQSMERDYWRMRQAETRYRLLFQIATDAVLIIDADTLHVIDANRAAARMFGCSV, from the coding sequence ATGAACAAGCTACCGAACGACCCGGGCGATCTGAGCGCATTCTCGGAGGTCGCCCCCGAACTGGCCGACATGCTGGTGTCGGTCACCAGTGACATCGCGCTCGTACTCGACGACAAGGGTTTCATCCGCAGCGTGGCGCTGGGCGGTGCGGAACCTGTCAGCGCGACCGCCAGCGAGTGGCTGGGCCGTCAGCTGGTGGATACAGTGACGCGCGACACCCGTCGCAAGGTCGAGGAATTGTTGCGCGAAGCCAATGTGGCCGGCGTGTCGCGCACGCGGCACATCAATCATCCTTCCGCTGCCGGTGCCGACATTCCGGTTGCCTACACGGCAGTGCGGCTCGGCCAGTCCGGCCCGCTGCTGGTCGCCGGGCGTGACCTGCGCGCGGTATCGGTCATGCAGCAACGCCTGGTCGACGCGCAGCAGTCGATGGAACGCGACTACTGGCGCATGCGCCAGGCGGAAACCCGCTATCGCCTGCTGTTCCAGATCGCAACCGACGCGGTCCTGATCATCGACGCCGACACCTTGCACGTGATCGACGCCAACCGCGCTGCGGCGCGCATGTTCGGATGCTCGGTGTAG